A section of the Hippea sp. KM1 genome encodes:
- a CDS encoding OmpA family protein: MRWIKVAVAIVMVLSLTVRAELIFSQFPGSKLIYHTKKNFDEIAILKSNNAKCKRPNDCSKETIDGKIERFVYRLPQNRTALEVYKNFEMAIKRADFQILAQLRTKQIRYFIEKDCGFPDINGFGSENDRDHFYISAQSKDKSEYVMVYVGEGYRGRPGKAAIAVIKPKQMETGLVRIIDAKTMKRQIEANGHIPIYGIYFDFNKATLKPSSEPTIKEIAKLLKENPSLKLYVVGHTDNIGNLNYNMELSKRRAKAVVDELINKYNIDPSRLKAFGVGPLAPVSTNKTEEGRAKNRRVELIEQ, translated from the coding sequence ATGAGGTGGATAAAGGTTGCCGTTGCCATTGTGATGGTGTTATCCTTAACAGTTAGGGCTGAGCTTATCTTTAGTCAGTTTCCCGGCTCAAAACTCATATACCACACAAAGAAAAACTTTGATGAGATAGCGATTCTAAAGTCTAACAATGCCAAATGCAAAAGACCAAACGATTGCTCAAAGGAAACAATAGATGGAAAAATAGAAAGATTCGTCTATAGACTGCCGCAAAACAGGACGGCGTTAGAGGTGTATAAAAACTTTGAGATGGCCATAAAAAGGGCCGATTTCCAAATCCTTGCCCAACTCAGAACCAAGCAGATTCGATACTTCATTGAGAAGGATTGCGGGTTTCCCGATATAAACGGCTTTGGCAGCGAAAACGACAGGGATCACTTCTATATATCGGCACAATCCAAAGACAAAAGCGAGTATGTAATGGTGTATGTCGGTGAGGGATACAGGGGGCGACCGGGCAAGGCAGCAATAGCCGTAATCAAACCAAAACAGATGGAAACGGGCCTTGTCAGAATAATAGATGCAAAAACAATGAAAAGACAGATAGAGGCAAACGGCCACATACCCATCTATGGCATATACTTTGACTTCAATAAAGCAACCCTGAAACCATCCTCAGAGCCCACCATTAAGGAAATCGCCAAGCTCTTAAAGGAAAACCCGTCTTTGAAACTGTATGTTGTTGGACACACAGATAACATTGGGAATTTGAACTACAACATGGAATTATCGAAAAGAAGGGCAAAGGCCGTCGTTGATGAGCTAATCAACAAATACAACATAGACCCAAGCAGGCTAAAGGCCTTTGGCGTCGGGCCATTGGCTCCAGTGTCCACAAATAAAACAGAAGAAGGAAGGGCCAAAAACAGAAGGGTTGAACTGATAGAGCAGTAA
- a CDS encoding calcium/sodium antiporter encodes MAAMLAEQTVIFIISLFVVVKSADYFTESAERVGLFFGLSPFIVGAVILSIGTSLPELVTSIAAVLQKHSEIVIADVVGSNITNILLVLGVSILFTKNKTLKHNAALVDLPILILSAFFIYLAFKNSNFGFTEGVFSLLALFIYILYATSSKKIDIEEESKKLTPKEPIILIISLILLNFGSKYTIKSVIEISKILNISTGVIASTVIALGTSLPELLVSATAARKGKLEIAIGNVIGSNIFNAFGVVGLASLFGSLKLDASTAEYGIPFMIASSILLGFIVQNKETSRWVGAALLVFYCFFVYKLFL; translated from the coding sequence ATGGCAGCCATGTTAGCCGAACAGACCGTTATCTTTATCATCTCCCTATTTGTGGTTGTTAAATCCGCAGACTATTTCACAGAATCGGCAGAAAGGGTTGGCCTGTTTTTTGGACTATCGCCCTTTATAGTTGGCGCTGTAATTCTATCCATAGGCACAAGTCTGCCTGAGCTGGTTACAAGCATAGCGGCCGTTTTACAGAAGCATTCAGAGATAGTTATTGCAGATGTTGTGGGTTCAAACATAACCAACATACTGCTTGTATTGGGTGTTTCAATCCTATTCACAAAAAACAAAACGCTAAAACACAACGCCGCCTTGGTTGACCTTCCTATACTAATATTAAGCGCATTCTTCATCTATCTTGCATTCAAGAATTCCAATTTTGGGTTTACAGAAGGGGTATTCTCCCTCCTTGCGCTGTTTATATACATACTCTATGCAACAAGCTCCAAAAAGATAGACATAGAAGAAGAGAGCAAAAAACTTACACCAAAAGAGCCGATTATACTCATAATCAGCTTGATTTTGCTGAATTTTGGGTCAAAATACACAATAAAGAGCGTAATAGAGATCTCAAAAATACTAAACATAAGCACAGGCGTTATCGCATCGACGGTTATAGCCTTAGGAACGAGCCTGCCGGAGTTGTTGGTGAGCGCAACCGCGGCAAGAAAGGGCAAATTGGAGATTGCCATAGGTAATGTTATAGGCTCAAATATATTCAACGCATTCGGGGTTGTTGGTCTTGCATCGTTGTTTGGATCACTAAAATTAGACGCATCGACAGCCGAATACGGCATACCGTTTATGATTGCATCGAGCATATTGTTGGGTTTCATAGTGCAAAATAAGGAGACATCGAGGTGGGTTGGGGCAGCCCTTTTGGTTTTTTACTGTTTCTTTGTGTATAAGCTGTTTTTATAA
- a CDS encoding peroxiredoxin, whose product MDAYDAKTGKYVRVSSEDYKGKWLVVCFYPADFTFVCPTEIAAMNAKYDELQKMGVEVLAVSTDTKFSHKRFAETEPLLKDLKLTIGADPTGEVSRKFGVLIEEEGLALRGRFLINPDGVVVAEEVQGPSVGRNVNEFIRQIQAWQHVYKTGEVCPANWRPGKKTLPVNTDIEKMTGRVGDYVTIEELLS is encoded by the coding sequence ATGGATGCCTATGATGCAAAAACAGGAAAATATGTAAGGGTATCGAGCGAGGATTATAAAGGCAAGTGGCTGGTTGTTTGCTTCTATCCGGCCGATTTTACATTCGTATGCCCAACAGAGATCGCTGCAATGAACGCAAAATACGATGAGTTACAGAAGATGGGTGTTGAGGTTTTGGCCGTATCCACAGATACAAAGTTCTCCCACAAGAGGTTTGCTGAGACAGAGCCGCTGTTGAAGGATCTAAAACTGACAATAGGCGCAGATCCAACCGGTGAGGTATCAAGGAAGTTTGGCGTATTGATAGAAGAGGAAGGACTGGCTTTAAGGGGCAGGTTCTTGATAAACCCAGACGGCGTTGTTGTTGCAGAAGAGGTTCAGGGCCCAAGCGTAGGCAGGAATGTCAATGAGTTTATAAGACAGATTCAGGCATGGCAGCATGTATATAAAACTGGAGAGGTTTGTCCGGCAAACTGGAGACCAGGCAAGAAAACGCTTCCGGTGAATACAGACATCGAGAAGATGACCGGTAGGGTAGGGGACTATGTAACGATTGAGGAACTCCTCTCATAA
- a CDS encoding LemA family protein: protein MFGLVLLIVVLSILLLVVYYYNRFVKLKNQIDNAWSDIDVQLKRRYDLIPNLVETVKGYAKHEKETLENVIKARNMAMNAKSVQEKAEGENMLTNALKTIFALAESYPDLKANQNFLDLQNTLSKLEDDIQMARRYYNAVVRDYNVLCESFPSVLIAKQFGFTKREFFEIAESERENVKVSF, encoded by the coding sequence ATGTTTGGTTTAGTTTTACTAATTGTCGTTTTATCGATACTCCTTTTGGTTGTTTACTATTACAACAGATTTGTAAAGCTGAAGAACCAGATAGACAATGCATGGAGCGACATCGATGTTCAACTAAAGAGGAGATACGACCTCATACCCAATTTAGTTGAAACGGTAAAGGGTTATGCAAAGCATGAGAAGGAGACATTGGAAAATGTCATAAAGGCCAGGAATATGGCCATGAATGCAAAGAGTGTTCAGGAGAAGGCAGAGGGCGAGAATATGTTGACCAATGCCTTGAAGACCATCTTTGCTTTGGCTGAGAGCTATCCGGATCTAAAGGCCAATCAGAACTTCTTGGACCTTCAAAACACACTATCAAAGCTTGAGGATGATATACAGATGGCAAGGAGGTATTACAACGCCGTTGTCAGGGATTACAATGTTCTTTGTGAGTCGTTTCCCTCTGTTTTGATAGCAAAGCAGTTTGGCTTTACCAAGAGGGAGTTCTTTGAGATAGCAGAATCAGAGAGGGAGAATGTTAAGGTTAGCTTTTAG